From Pseudobythopirellula maris:
GACTCGTCGTCTCCAGCCAAGCCGCCCCAAGGCGGCCCCGCGGGCCGAGGCCCCACCGAGCCGAAGGACCGCGACGGCAAGCGACCGCTCCCCCGGTCGAGCTGGTACCTGCTGATCCTGATGCTCACCGTCGGCGTGCTGGCTGTTGGCTCGTTCGCCAGCGCCCCGAGCGAGATCAGCTTCACGATGTTCGAGGAGCAGCTCGAGCAGAAGAACGTCAAGCGGCTCATCGTGAGCGGGCAGACCGCCATCGGCGAGTTCATCACGCCGCCGCTCGCCCCCACCGCGAGTGACGACCAAGCGGCCGACGCCGACAGCGCCACGCCCGCCGAACCCGTGCGCCTCAACGACCGGTTCCTGGTCACGCTCCCCACGCCGTTCCTCGAAGAGGGCCTGCGCAAGCAGGTCACCGACTCGGGGGCCGAATGGAAGATCGAGCAGCCATTCGATTACGACTCGTTGCTCGCGCTGATGTGGCTCGGGCTCTTGATCTTTATGGGCGTGATGCTGTGGAACTTCGCCCGCCGCACGCGCGAGCAGATGATGGGCGGAGGCATGCTCGGCTCCGTCACCCGCAGCCCGGCCCGCCGCTACGACTCCGAGGACGAGGGCCGCAAGACGTTCGACGACGTGGCCGGCCTGAAGGGCGTCAAAAGCGACCTGAAGGAGATCGTCGAGTTCCTCAGCGACCCGGAGAAATTCCACAAGCTCGGCGCGCGCGTGCCCAAGGGCGTGCTGCTCAACGGCCCGCCCGGCACGGGCAAGACGCTGCTCGCCAAGGCGATCGCCGGCGAGGCGGGGGTGCCGTTCTTCTCGATCAGCGGCTCGGAGTTCATCCAGCTGTTCGTCGGCGTCGGCGCCAGCCGCGTGCGCGACATGTTCAAGACCGCCAAGAAGGCGGCGCCGGCGATCCTGTTCATCGACGAGATCGACGCCATCGGCCGCCAACGCGGCGCCGGGCTGGGCGGCGGCCACGACGAACGCGAGCAAACACTCAACCAGATCCTCAGCGAGATGGACGGCTTCACGCAGAGCGAGACCGTCATCGTCATCGCCGCCACCAACCGCCCCGACGTGCTCGACCCGGCGTTGCTCCGCCCGGGTCGGTTCGACCGCCACATCACGGTCGACCGTCCCACGATCGAGGGCCGCGAGCAGCTCTTCGAGGTCCACTCCAAGGACGTGCCGATCGGCGAGGACGTCGACTTCAAACGTCTCGCTCGCGCGACGGTTGGCTCGACCGGCGCCGA
This genomic window contains:
- the ftsH gene encoding ATP-dependent zinc metalloprotease FtsH; its protein translation is MASESPPPTGPKDSSSPAKPPQGGPAGRGPTEPKDRDGKRPLPRSSWYLLILMLTVGVLAVGSFASAPSEISFTMFEEQLEQKNVKRLIVSGQTAIGEFITPPLAPTASDDQAADADSATPAEPVRLNDRFLVTLPTPFLEEGLRKQVTDSGAEWKIEQPFDYDSLLALMWLGLLIFMGVMLWNFARRTREQMMGGGMLGSVTRSPARRYDSEDEGRKTFDDVAGLKGVKSDLKEIVEFLSDPEKFHKLGARVPKGVLLNGPPGTGKTLLAKAIAGEAGVPFFSISGSEFIQLFVGVGASRVRDMFKTAKKAAPAILFIDEIDAIGRQRGAGLGGGHDEREQTLNQILSEMDGFTQSETVIVIAATNRPDVLDPALLRPGRFDRHITVDRPTIEGREQLFEVHSKDVPIGEDVDFKRLARATVGSTGADIMNLVNEAALWATRQERKVVTMEDFEYARDKMLMGDRREDVLTEREKRVTAFHEAGHALLCWLLPSGNLLHKVTIIPRGRALGVTQYVPEEDRHNMSEREMHARLAMALAGRAAEQLVIGELSAGAESDLKQATQIARRMVTHWGMSERIGPVAFHTHDSDPFLGREITQEHRDFSEHTLQVIDEETTRILREAADVARTTIEQNRDKLDKMAAALLEREEIDETEMTELIGPAAKLPEVPAPDGYSEATNGAPASTARESE